From a single Vespa crabro chromosome 22, iyVesCrab1.2, whole genome shotgun sequence genomic region:
- the LOC124431747 gene encoding RING finger protein 17-like isoform X9 codes for MNSTPTKLKTMQMSQTEIENNEAVETSITQHFARLHGVLQNIERRMIDKVHEQNNSYIKNITELETQLKSHQNQLQGALLVASTAKENIKRIDLENVICKLKDIADVPCHLIKESLINEDKIIFKPDESIIDVLEKHCTLQIPSKMQFYLLRTKLLPENYQVEPLDNTIAISNNPSMEEELSVLPNKTISVTSLSSGNTESSLRLESYELVKVLKVVDPSCFYVRNMSTQKQAEKLTNDLEAYSTNAINPTNDIIVGTMYMLKYCTRREKKWQRGKVIKINLNQNGDKTYDILYVDNGYIERNVSIKRFKLIPYYLAAVPILATKCSLHNISPTNDRWSKSATDTFRKLINKNDSLLMYVVHTVGNIHYVDLCFKSNNPQEENNSIRDLMIFMKHGTLMSSQKLKILNPLPIVIYFHEELEMEIYVYVTVQHVESPNSIYVTKIGENRKHINKLMKDMMLFYKKNSGRNTLTCPLEINTPCALYSNGIWYRGLIKKIINEKYIDVFCVDFGYTITSEHNMLKSLPHYYMSSRMQAIHISLKDLTPLSEDHNQWSLQTIQITKLQLTNKNVKIISMFKNENIYDVYLYINNINFNSMLINKGFAEPIGPIALIYQENKDLLSLKQDRNEENKNPLPIDVKWNNEETMTNDQPMIESDPFKVSIQVHKAISPDCIYVSDVSREEGKFIFMSKLQDFYRKYHSPQEKNWTKDSVCVVYSKKDKSYFRAYILNVITSKEVLVSFYDMAIEEIIPIEHIQPLDRQFRQEPAYIFKVKLAGILPCGGSKIWPSVSCQKLSEIIDENQSSQFYITKMSDMEQNKEIIPVQLWMKQSKPDGPLSPMKTEINSINKMLVEAGFALPIKDYNAKIDKILAIEFKRQLLETQIGYQDNEENIKWFSVNEGLECSIESNEQNNNEISASEIISMHLNIRSKNEEEVENVKDEEEKYEVKNEVEDEIEYEVEDEIEDEIEDEEEEEEEDEDEDADAGADADEDEDEDEDEDEDEDEDDSNTTSSINDAIQVPILTDWLPALPIKKKNFIAIPTYLDHSGMIYLHSKKNAKRTLEYIETMLADSYKKIKIKPCDRKWKEGDICIAQYHGNKKWYRAKVLAVLDENTIEVLFVDYGNIEECSIGLIKKRVILEHIPIQCIKCIVPGLNPEQGKWKVEDLDRIHVFLVEKECKVTVLEKTDTHLVVSITLLKPKQCDLLSFVTNELGIRLASNSIYTNPIEISDNITSDNISSNSSNVIIEKYIVNNRTISDIDTDTEMIMEYLSDIDSDIISDNSMIIINNLDEIDNHNNNLQMIKKELVHTNLEITNIDCFDTYIPIIIPNDIDTFEVDLCYTETATIYYTQIRENKKSKILNDYYNRYKILMESLQREAPKQPLIESLVSNTPCCALFNDDIWYRCIIKKTTKIKNSKKTFVHLWYVDFGNDEYRKVTLEDCNLRTLKKEWFSVPTIAIKCQLWNINVATSKKFSNIIVEIEKMYRKYSNRITVKVKERCKDHLSVELYVDKTCKKLIYNSLIRDGFFQINKTKKD; via the exons AAGCTGAAAACTATGCAAATGTCGCAAACGGAAATAGAAAACAACGAAGCTGTCGAAACTTCGATAACACAACATTTTGCTCGTTTGCACGGCGTCCTACAGaatatcgaaagaagaatgatCGATAAAGTTCATGAACAGAATAATAGCTATATTAAGAATATCACGGAACTCGAGACCCAACTGAAGTCCCATCAAAATCAATTACAGGGAGCATTATTG GTAGCCTCTACCGCGAAAGAGAATATCAAAAGAATCGATTTGGAAAATGTCATATGCAAATTGAAAGATATCGCCGATGTACCTTGTCACTTGATAAAGGAATCACTTATTAACGAGGACAAAATAAT ATTTAAACCCGACGAAAGCATCATCGATGTTCTAGAAAAACACTGTACTCTTCAGATACCTTCGAAGATGCAATTCTATCTATTGCGTACCAAACTCTTGCCCGAAAATTACCAAGTGGAACCTTTGGATAACACCATAGCCATTTCGAATA ATCCCTCGATGGAAGAAGAACTTTCGGTTCTACCAAACAAAACCATTTCCGtgacttctctttcttctggaAATACCGAAAGCTCCCTTCGATTGGAAT CTTATGAATTGGTTAAAGTACTGAAGGTCGTCGATCCTTCCTGCTTTTACGTTCGAAATATGTCGACTCAGAAGCAAGCGGAAAAATTAACGAACGATCTTGAAGCTTATAGCACGAACGCGATCAATCCaacaaatgatattatcg tCGGTACAATgtatatgttaaaatattgCACGCGACgggaaaaaaaatggcaaCGTGGGAAGGTCATAAAAATTAACTTAAATCAAAACGGCGATAAAACCTACGACATATTGTACGTCGACAATGGATACATCGAACGTAATGTATCGATTAAACGCTTTAAGCTGATACCATATTATTTGGCAGCAGTACCTATATTGGCAACAAAATGTTCCCTCCACAACATCTCACCGACGAATGATCGTTGGAGCAAGAGTGCTACCGATACATttcgtaaattaattaataa AAATGATTCACTATTGATGTACGTCGTTCATACCGTTGGCAATATACATTATGTCGATCTTTGTTTCAAATCGAATAATCCGCAAGAAGAAAATAACTCGATACGcgatttaatgatatttatgaaaCATGGCACCCTTATGTCGTCCCAGAAATTAAAg ATATTAAATCCATTACCAATAGTCATTTACTTTCACGAGGAACTTGAAATGGAGATATACGTTTACGTTACAGTTCAACACGTCGAATCACCCAACTCCATATACGTTACGAAG ATTGGAGAAAATCGTAAACATATCAACAAACTTATGAAGGACATGATGTTGTTTTACAAAAAGAATTCAGGACGTAATACGTTAACCTGTCCTCttgaaataa ataCTCCATGCGCGTTATACTCAAATGGAATATGGTATCGTGGATTAATCAAGAAAatcattaatgaaaaatatatcgatgtaTTTTGTGTTGATTTTGGATATACTATTACATCGGAACATAATATGTTAAAATCATTGCCGCATTATTACATGAGCAGTAGAATGCAg gCGATACATATTTCCTTGAAAGATTTAACTCCATTGTCCGAAGATCATAATCAATGGAGTTTACAGACAATACAGATAACGAAGCTACAATTGACGAATAAAAATGTCAAAATTATATCTatgtttaaaaatgaaaatatttatgacgtttatttatatattaacaatattaatttcaattctaTGTTAATCAATAAAGGTTTCGCCGAACCAATAGGACCAAT CGCGTTGATATATCAGGAGAACAAAGATTTGTTATCTTTGAAACAGgatagaaatgaagaaaataaaaatccttTACCGATCGATGTAAAATGGAATAACGAAGAAACAATGACAAATGATCAACCGATGATCGAATCCGATCCCTTTAAAGTATCCATTCAAGTGCATAAAGCGATATCGCCCGATTGTATTTATGTTTCTGACGTGTCACGCGAAGAAGGAAAGTTTATATTCATGTCGAAGTTACaagatttttatagaaaatatcattCACCTCAAGAAAAGAACTGGACGAAGGATTCCGTTTGTGtcgtttattcgaaaaaagataaaagttatTTTCGCGCTTATATATTAAACGTCATTACGTCGAAAGAAGTTCTAGTATCATTTTATGATATGGCAATCGAGGAAATAATTCCAATTGAGCATATACAACCGTTAGATCGACAATTTCGACAAGAACcggcatatatatttaaagttaAGCTCGCCGGTATTTTACCATGTGGCGGTTCAAAAATCTGGCCTTCCGTGTCTTGTCAAAAATTGTCAGAAATAATAGACGAAAATCAAAgttcacaattttatattacgaaaatg tcgGACATGGAACAGAATAAAGAGATAATACCCGTTCAACTGTGGATGAAACAATCAAAACCAGATGGACCATTATCGCCAATGAAAACGGAAATCAATTCTATTAACAAAATGTTAGTAGAAGCTGGATTTGCTTTACCAATAAAAGA TTACAATGCAAAAATAGATAAGATACTGGCTATTGAATTTAAACGACAATTATTAGAAACACAGATAGGATATCaggataatgaagaaaatataaaatggttCTCTGTTAATGAAGGATTAGAATGTTCCATTGAATCGaatgaacaaaataataatgaaatttctgcgtcagaaataatatcaatgcatttaaatatacgttcgaaaaatgaagaagaagtcgaaaatgtaaaagacgaagaagaaaagtatgaAGTAAAGAATGAAGTAGAAGATGAAATAGAGTATGAAGTAGAGGATGAAATAGAGGATGAAAtagaagacgaagaggaagaggaagaggaagatgaagatgaagatgcaGATGCAGGTGCAGATgcagatgaagatgaagatgaagatgaagatgaagatgaagatgaagatgaagatgattcTAATACTACATCGAGCATTAACGATGCTATCCAAGTACCAATTTTAACAGATTGGTTACCGGCACttccaataaaaaagaaaaacttcatTGCCATACCAACGTACTTGGATCACTCTGGaatgatttatttacattctaaaaaaaatg CAAAAAGGACGTTAGAATATATAGAGACAATGTTAGCTGATTCTTATAAAAAGATCAAGATAAAACCATGCGATAGAAAATGGAAGGAAGGAGATATATGTATCGCGCAGTATCATGGCAACAAAAAGTGGTACAGAGCAAAAGTATTAGCCGTGTTAGATGAAAATACGATAGAG GTTCTATTTGTTGATTATGGAAATATCGAAGAATGTTCGATTggacttataaaaaaaagagttatTTTAGAACATATACCAATCCAGTGTATTAAATGCATTGTTCCCGGTTTAAATCCG gAACAAGGAAAATGGAAAGTAGAAGATTTGGATAGAATACATGTATTTCTTGTGGAAAAGGAATGTAAAGTTACTGTTTTAGAAAAAACTGATACGCACTTAGTT GTATCGATCACATTATTGAAACCAAAACAATgcgatcttctttctttcgttactAATGAATTAGGAATCCGTTTGGCATCTAATTCAATATATACGAATCCTATCGAAATATCGGACAATATTACTTCAGACAATATATCTTCGAATTCTTCGaatgtaattattgaaaaatatatagtgAATAATAGAACAATCTCTGATATAGATACAGATACTGAAATGATTATGGAATACTTATCAGATATAGACAGTGATATTATTAGCGATAattctatgataataataaataatctcgATGAAATagacaatcataataataatttacaaatgattaaaaaagaattagttcATACTAATTTAGAAATTACAAATATCGATTGTTTTGACACATATATACCAATCATTATTCCCAATGACATTGATACCTTTGAAGTAGACTTATGTTATACTGAAACAGcaactatatattatactcaaataagggaaaataaaaaatctaag atattaaacgattattacaatcgttataaaatattaatggaaAGTTTACAAAGGGAAGCTCCTAAACAACCATTGATCGAAAGTTTAGTTTCCA ATACTCCCTGTTGTGCCTTGTTTAACGATGATATTTGGTAtagatgtattattaaaaaaactaccaaaataaaaaattcaaagaagaCTTTCGTTCACTTATGGTACGTTGATTTTGGAAATGATGAATATCGAAAAGTAACATTGGAAGA ttgtAATCTACGtacattgaaaaaagaatggtTCAGTGTACCAACAATAGCTATAAAATGTCAATTATGGAATATTAATGTTGCCACTAGTAAAAAATTCTCGAACATAATAGTGGAAATCGAAAAAATGTACCGAAAGTATAGTAATCGTATAACCGTTAAAGTTAAG GAACGTTGTAAGGACCATTTGTCTGTGGAATTATACGTGGATAAAACATGTaagaaattgatttataattctttaatcAGAGACggtttttttcaaataaataagacgaagaaagactga
- the LOC124431747 gene encoding RING finger protein 17-like isoform X8, with translation MDSFNKAYNDVAESLHRVLQTLKKLKTMQMSQTEIENNEAVETSITQHFARLHGVLQNIERRMIDKVHEQNNSYIKNITELETQLKSHQNQLQGALLVASTAKENIKRIDLENVICKLKDIADVPCHLIKESLINEDKIIFKPDESIIDVLEKHCTLQIPSKMQFYLLRTKLLPENYQVEPLDNTIAISNNPSMEEELSVLPNKTISVTSLSSGNTESSLRLESYELVKVLKVVDPSCFYVRNMSTQKQAEKLTNDLEAYSTNAINPTNDIIVGTMYMLKYCTRREKKWQRGKVIKINLNQNGDKTYDILYVDNGYIERNVSIKRFKLIPYYLAAVPILATKCSLHNISPTNDRWSKSATDTFRKLINKNDSLLMYVVHTVGNIHYVDLCFKSNNPQEENNSIRDLMIFMKHGTLMSSQKLKILNPLPIVIYFHEELEMEIYVYVTVQHVESPNSIYVTKIGENRKHINKLMKDMMLFYKKNSGRNTLTCPLEINTPCALYSNGIWYRGLIKKIINEKYIDVFCVDFGYTITSEHNMLKSLPHYYMSSRMQAIHISLKDLTPLSEDHNQWSLQTIQITKLQLTNKNVKIISMFKNENIYDVYLYINNINFNSMLINKGFAEPIGPIALIYQENKDLLSLKQDRNEENKNPLPIDVKWNNEETMTNDQPMIESDPFKVSIQVHKAISPDCIYVSDVSREEGKFIFMSKLQDFYRKYHSPQEKNWTKDSVCVVYSKKDKSYFRAYILNVITSKEVLVSFYDMAIEEIIPIEHIQPLDRQFRQEPAYIFKVKLAGILPCGGSKIWPSVSCQKLSEIIDENQSSQFYITKMSDMEQNKEIIPVQLWMKQSKPDGPLSPMKTEINSINKMLVEAGFALPIKDYNAKIDKILAIEFKRQLLETQIGYQDNEENIKWFSVNEGLECSIESNEQNNNEISASEIISMHLNIRSKNEEEVENVKDEEEKYEVKNEVEDEIEYEVEDEIEDEIEDEEEEEEEDEDEDADAGADADEDEDEDEDEDEDEDEDDSNTTSSINDAIQVPILTDWLPALPIKKKNFIAIPTYLDHSGMIYLHSKKNAKRTLEYIETMLADSYKKIKIKPCDRKWKEGDICIAQYHGNKKWYRAKVLAVLDENTIEVLFVDYGNIEECSIGLIKKRVILEHIPIQCIKCIVPGLNPEQGKWKVEDLDRIHVFLVEKECKVTVLEKTDTHLVVSITLLKPKQCDLLSFVTNELGIRLASNSIYTNPIEISDNITSDNISSNSSNVIIEKYIVNNRTISDIDTDTEMIMEYLSDIDSDIISDNSMIIINNLDEIDNHNNNLQMIKKELVHTNLEITNIDCFDTYIPIIIPNDIDTFEVDLCYTETATIYYTQIRENKKSKILNDYYNRYKILMESLQREAPKQPLIESLVSNTPCCALFNDDIWYRCIIKKTTKIKNSKKTFVHLWYVDFGNDEYRKVTLEDCNLRTLKKEWFSVPTIAIKCQLWNINVATSKKFSNIIVEIEKMYRKYSNRITVKVKERCKDHLSVELYVDKTCKKLIYNSLIRDGFFQINKTKKD, from the exons AAGCTGAAAACTATGCAAATGTCGCAAACGGAAATAGAAAACAACGAAGCTGTCGAAACTTCGATAACACAACATTTTGCTCGTTTGCACGGCGTCCTACAGaatatcgaaagaagaatgatCGATAAAGTTCATGAACAGAATAATAGCTATATTAAGAATATCACGGAACTCGAGACCCAACTGAAGTCCCATCAAAATCAATTACAGGGAGCATTATTG GTAGCCTCTACCGCGAAAGAGAATATCAAAAGAATCGATTTGGAAAATGTCATATGCAAATTGAAAGATATCGCCGATGTACCTTGTCACTTGATAAAGGAATCACTTATTAACGAGGACAAAATAAT ATTTAAACCCGACGAAAGCATCATCGATGTTCTAGAAAAACACTGTACTCTTCAGATACCTTCGAAGATGCAATTCTATCTATTGCGTACCAAACTCTTGCCCGAAAATTACCAAGTGGAACCTTTGGATAACACCATAGCCATTTCGAATA ATCCCTCGATGGAAGAAGAACTTTCGGTTCTACCAAACAAAACCATTTCCGtgacttctctttcttctggaAATACCGAAAGCTCCCTTCGATTGGAAT CTTATGAATTGGTTAAAGTACTGAAGGTCGTCGATCCTTCCTGCTTTTACGTTCGAAATATGTCGACTCAGAAGCAAGCGGAAAAATTAACGAACGATCTTGAAGCTTATAGCACGAACGCGATCAATCCaacaaatgatattatcg tCGGTACAATgtatatgttaaaatattgCACGCGACgggaaaaaaaatggcaaCGTGGGAAGGTCATAAAAATTAACTTAAATCAAAACGGCGATAAAACCTACGACATATTGTACGTCGACAATGGATACATCGAACGTAATGTATCGATTAAACGCTTTAAGCTGATACCATATTATTTGGCAGCAGTACCTATATTGGCAACAAAATGTTCCCTCCACAACATCTCACCGACGAATGATCGTTGGAGCAAGAGTGCTACCGATACATttcgtaaattaattaataa AAATGATTCACTATTGATGTACGTCGTTCATACCGTTGGCAATATACATTATGTCGATCTTTGTTTCAAATCGAATAATCCGCAAGAAGAAAATAACTCGATACGcgatttaatgatatttatgaaaCATGGCACCCTTATGTCGTCCCAGAAATTAAAg ATATTAAATCCATTACCAATAGTCATTTACTTTCACGAGGAACTTGAAATGGAGATATACGTTTACGTTACAGTTCAACACGTCGAATCACCCAACTCCATATACGTTACGAAG ATTGGAGAAAATCGTAAACATATCAACAAACTTATGAAGGACATGATGTTGTTTTACAAAAAGAATTCAGGACGTAATACGTTAACCTGTCCTCttgaaataa ataCTCCATGCGCGTTATACTCAAATGGAATATGGTATCGTGGATTAATCAAGAAAatcattaatgaaaaatatatcgatgtaTTTTGTGTTGATTTTGGATATACTATTACATCGGAACATAATATGTTAAAATCATTGCCGCATTATTACATGAGCAGTAGAATGCAg gCGATACATATTTCCTTGAAAGATTTAACTCCATTGTCCGAAGATCATAATCAATGGAGTTTACAGACAATACAGATAACGAAGCTACAATTGACGAATAAAAATGTCAAAATTATATCTatgtttaaaaatgaaaatatttatgacgtttatttatatattaacaatattaatttcaattctaTGTTAATCAATAAAGGTTTCGCCGAACCAATAGGACCAAT CGCGTTGATATATCAGGAGAACAAAGATTTGTTATCTTTGAAACAGgatagaaatgaagaaaataaaaatccttTACCGATCGATGTAAAATGGAATAACGAAGAAACAATGACAAATGATCAACCGATGATCGAATCCGATCCCTTTAAAGTATCCATTCAAGTGCATAAAGCGATATCGCCCGATTGTATTTATGTTTCTGACGTGTCACGCGAAGAAGGAAAGTTTATATTCATGTCGAAGTTACaagatttttatagaaaatatcattCACCTCAAGAAAAGAACTGGACGAAGGATTCCGTTTGTGtcgtttattcgaaaaaagataaaagttatTTTCGCGCTTATATATTAAACGTCATTACGTCGAAAGAAGTTCTAGTATCATTTTATGATATGGCAATCGAGGAAATAATTCCAATTGAGCATATACAACCGTTAGATCGACAATTTCGACAAGAACcggcatatatatttaaagttaAGCTCGCCGGTATTTTACCATGTGGCGGTTCAAAAATCTGGCCTTCCGTGTCTTGTCAAAAATTGTCAGAAATAATAGACGAAAATCAAAgttcacaattttatattacgaaaatg tcgGACATGGAACAGAATAAAGAGATAATACCCGTTCAACTGTGGATGAAACAATCAAAACCAGATGGACCATTATCGCCAATGAAAACGGAAATCAATTCTATTAACAAAATGTTAGTAGAAGCTGGATTTGCTTTACCAATAAAAGA TTACAATGCAAAAATAGATAAGATACTGGCTATTGAATTTAAACGACAATTATTAGAAACACAGATAGGATATCaggataatgaagaaaatataaaatggttCTCTGTTAATGAAGGATTAGAATGTTCCATTGAATCGaatgaacaaaataataatgaaatttctgcgtcagaaataatatcaatgcatttaaatatacgttcgaaaaatgaagaagaagtcgaaaatgtaaaagacgaagaagaaaagtatgaAGTAAAGAATGAAGTAGAAGATGAAATAGAGTATGAAGTAGAGGATGAAATAGAGGATGAAAtagaagacgaagaggaagaggaagaggaagatgaagatgaagatgcaGATGCAGGTGCAGATgcagatgaagatgaagatgaagatgaagatgaagatgaagatgaagatgaagatgattcTAATACTACATCGAGCATTAACGATGCTATCCAAGTACCAATTTTAACAGATTGGTTACCGGCACttccaataaaaaagaaaaacttcatTGCCATACCAACGTACTTGGATCACTCTGGaatgatttatttacattctaaaaaaaatg CAAAAAGGACGTTAGAATATATAGAGACAATGTTAGCTGATTCTTATAAAAAGATCAAGATAAAACCATGCGATAGAAAATGGAAGGAAGGAGATATATGTATCGCGCAGTATCATGGCAACAAAAAGTGGTACAGAGCAAAAGTATTAGCCGTGTTAGATGAAAATACGATAGAG GTTCTATTTGTTGATTATGGAAATATCGAAGAATGTTCGATTggacttataaaaaaaagagttatTTTAGAACATATACCAATCCAGTGTATTAAATGCATTGTTCCCGGTTTAAATCCG gAACAAGGAAAATGGAAAGTAGAAGATTTGGATAGAATACATGTATTTCTTGTGGAAAAGGAATGTAAAGTTACTGTTTTAGAAAAAACTGATACGCACTTAGTT GTATCGATCACATTATTGAAACCAAAACAATgcgatcttctttctttcgttactAATGAATTAGGAATCCGTTTGGCATCTAATTCAATATATACGAATCCTATCGAAATATCGGACAATATTACTTCAGACAATATATCTTCGAATTCTTCGaatgtaattattgaaaaatatatagtgAATAATAGAACAATCTCTGATATAGATACAGATACTGAAATGATTATGGAATACTTATCAGATATAGACAGTGATATTATTAGCGATAattctatgataataataaataatctcgATGAAATagacaatcataataataatttacaaatgattaaaaaagaattagttcATACTAATTTAGAAATTACAAATATCGATTGTTTTGACACATATATACCAATCATTATTCCCAATGACATTGATACCTTTGAAGTAGACTTATGTTATACTGAAACAGcaactatatattatactcaaataagggaaaataaaaaatctaag atattaaacgattattacaatcgttataaaatattaatggaaAGTTTACAAAGGGAAGCTCCTAAACAACCATTGATCGAAAGTTTAGTTTCCA ATACTCCCTGTTGTGCCTTGTTTAACGATGATATTTGGTAtagatgtattattaaaaaaactaccaaaataaaaaattcaaagaagaCTTTCGTTCACTTATGGTACGTTGATTTTGGAAATGATGAATATCGAAAAGTAACATTGGAAGA ttgtAATCTACGtacattgaaaaaagaatggtTCAGTGTACCAACAATAGCTATAAAATGTCAATTATGGAATATTAATGTTGCCACTAGTAAAAAATTCTCGAACATAATAGTGGAAATCGAAAAAATGTACCGAAAGTATAGTAATCGTATAACCGTTAAAGTTAAG GAACGTTGTAAGGACCATTTGTCTGTGGAATTATACGTGGATAAAACATGTaagaaattgatttataattctttaatcAGAGACggtttttttcaaataaataagacgaagaaagactga